A section of the Felis catus isolate Fca126 chromosome B2, F.catus_Fca126_mat1.0, whole genome shotgun sequence genome encodes:
- the SCUBE3 gene encoding signal peptide, CUB and EGF-like domain-containing protein 3 isoform X6, which produces MGSGRVPGLCLLVLLVHARAAQHSKAAQDVDECVEGTDNCHIDAICQNTPRSYKCICKSGYTGDGKHCKDVDECEREDNAGCVHDCVNIPGNYRCTCYDGFHLAHDGHNCLDVDECAEGNGGCQQSCVNMMGSYECHCREGFFLSDNQHTCIQRPEEGMNCMNKNHGCAHICRETPKGGIACECRPGFELTKNQRDCKLTCNYGNGGCQHTCDDTEQGPRCGCHVKFVLHTDGKTCIGERRLEQHIPPQAVSNETCAVNNGGCDSKCHDAATGVHCSCPVGFMLQPDRKTCKDIDECRLNNGGCDHICRNTVGSFECSCKKGYKLLINERNCQDIDECSFDRTCDHICVNTPGSFQCLCHHGYLLYGVTHCGDVDECSINRGGCRFGCINTPGSYQCTCPTGQGRLHWNGKDCTEPVKCQSSPGASKAMLSCNRSGKKDTCALTCPSRARFLPEAAVLSVKQRASFKIKDAKCRLHLRNKGKTEEASRIPGPGGAPCSDCQITFIHLKCDSSRKGKGRRARTPPGKEVTRLTLELEAEVRAEETTAGCGLPCLRQRMERRLKGSLKMLRKSINQDRFLLRLAGLDYELAHKPGPGAGERAEPAEACRPGQHRAGAKCVSCPQGTYYHGQTEQCVPCPAGTFQEREGQLSCDLCPGSDAHGPLGATNVTTCAGQCSPGQYSVDGFKPCQPCPRGTYQPEAGRTLCFPCGGGLTTKHEGAISFQDCDTKVQCSPGHYYNTTIHRCIRCAMGSYQPDFRQNFCTRCPGNTSTDFDGSTSVAQCKSMWQAKLWKKGQRDRQCGGELGEFTGYIESPNYPGNYPAGVECVWNINPPPKRKILIVVPEIFLPSEDECGDVLVMRKNSSPSSITTYETCQTYERPIAFTARSRKLWINFKTSEANSARGFQIPYVTYDEDYEQLVEDIVRDGRLYASENHQEILKDKKLIKAFFEVLAHPQNYFKYTEKHKEMLPKSFIKLLRSKVSSFLRPYK; this is translated from the exons ATGTGGACGAATGTGTGGAGGGGACCGACAACTGCCACATTGATGCTATCTGCCAGAACACCCCACGGTCATACAAGTGCATCTGCAAGTCTGGCTACACAGGGGATGGTAAACACTGCaaag atgtGGATGAGTGTGAACGAGAAGATAATGCAGGTTGTGTGCATGACTGTGTCAACATCCCTGGAAATTACCGATGCACCTGCTATGATGGATTCCACCTGGCACATGATGGACACAATTGTCTgg ATGTGGACGAGTGTGCCGAGGGCAATGGTGGCTGTCAGCAGAGCTGTGTCAACATGATGGGCAGCTATGAGTGCCACTGCCGGGAGGGCTTCTTCCTCAGCGACAACCAGCACACCTGCATCCAGCGGCCAGAAG aAGGAATGAATTGCATGAACAAGAACCATGGCTGTGCTCACATTTGCCGGGAGACACCCAAAGGGGGTATTGCCTGTGAATGCCGCCCTGGCTTCGAACTCACCAAGAACCAACGGGACTGTAAAC TGACATGCAACTATGGTAATGGTGGCTGCCAGCACACGTGCGATGACACAGAGCAGGGTCCCCGGTGCGGCTGCCATGTCAAGTTTGTGCTCCATACCGACGGGAAGACGTGCATCG GGGAAAGGCGGCTAGAGCAGCACATCCCCCCTCAGGCCGTTTCTAATG AGACCTGTGCTGTCAACAATGGGGGCTGTGACAGTAAGTGCCACGATGCAGCGACGGGTGTCCACTGCAGCTGCCCTGTGGGCTTCATGCTGCAGCCAGACAGGAAGACGTGCAAAG ACATAGATGAGTGCCGCCTGAACAACGGGGGCTGTGACCACATTTGCCGCAACACAGTGGGCAGCTTTGAATGCAGCTGCAAGAAGGGCTATAAGCTTCTCATCAATGAGAGGAACTGCCAGG ATATAGACGAGTGTTCCTTTGATCGAACCTGTGACCACATATGTGTCAACACACCAGGAAGTTTCCAGTGCCTCTGCCATCATGGCTACCTGCTATATGGTGTCACCCACTGTGGGG atGTGGATGAGTGCAGCATCAACCGGGGAGGCTGCCGCTTTGGCTGCATCAACACTCCAGGCAGCTACCAGTGTACCTGCCCCACAGGCCAGGGCCGGCTGCACTGGAATGGCAAAGATTGCACAG AGCCGGTCAAATGTCAGAGCAGTCCTGGTGCCTCGAAAGCCATGCTCAGCTGCAACCGGTCTGGCAAGAAGGACACCTGTGCCCTGACCTGCCCCTCCCGGGCCCGGTTTTTGCCAG AGGCTGCAGTGCTGTCGGTTAAACAGCGGGCCTCCTTCAAGATCAAGGACGCCAAATGCCGTTTGCACctgagaaacaaaggcaaaacgGAGGAGGCCAGCAGAATCCCGGGACCAG GTGGTGCCCCCTGCTCTGACTGCCAGATCACCTTTATCCACCTCAAGTGTGACTCCTCTCGGAAGGGCAAGGGCCGGCGGGCCCGGACCCCTCCAGGCAAGGAAGTCACTCGGCTCACCCTGGAACTGGAGGCAGAGGTCAGAGCCGAAGAAACCACAG CTGGCTGTGGACTGCCTTGCCTCCGACAGCGAATGGAACGGCGGCTGAAAGGGTCCCTGAAGATGCTCAGAAAGTCCATCAACCAGGACCGCTTCCTGCTGCGCCTGGCAGGCCTTGATTATGAACTGGCCCATAAGCCGGGCCCAGGAGCTGGGGAGCGAGCTGAGCCAGCAGAGGCCTGTAGGCCCGGGCAGCACCGTGCTGGGGCTAAGTGTG TCAGCTGCCCGCAGGGAACGTATTACCACGGCCAGACGGAGCAGTGTGTGCCATGCCCAGCGGGCACCTTccaggagagagaagggcagcTCTCCTGCGACCTTTGCCCTGGGAGTGATGCCCACGGGCCTCTCGGAGCCACCAACGTCACCACATGTGCAG GTCAGTGCTCTCCTGGCCAATACTCcgttgatgggttcaagccctgccagCCATGTCCACGCGGCACGTACCAACCTGAAGCAGGACGGACCTTGTGCTTCCCTTGTGGTGGGGGCCTCACCACCAAGCATGAGGGGGCCATCTCCTTCCAAGACTGTGACACCAAAG TCCAGTGCTCCCCTGGTCACTACTACAACACCACCATCCATCGCTGTATCCGCTGTGCTATGGGCTCCTATCAGCCTGACTTCCGTCAGAACTTCTGCACCCGCTGTCCAGGAAACACAAGCACTGACTTTGACGGCTCCACCAGTGTGGCCCAGTGCAAGAGTATGTGGCAGGCCAAGCTGTggaaaaaggggcagagag ATCGCCAGTGTGGTGGGGAGCTGGGTGAGTTCACTGGCTATATCGAGTCCCCCAACTACCCAGGCAACTACCCAGCTGGCGTGGAGTGCGTCTGGAACATCAACCCCCCACCCAAGCGCAAGATCCTTATCGTGGTACCCGAGATCTTCCTGCCATCTGAGGATGAGTGTGGGGACGTCCTCGTCATGAGAAAGAACT cctccccatcCTCCATTACCACCTATGAGACCTGCCAGACCTATGAGCGCCCCATTGCTTTCACGGCCCGCTCCAGGAAGCTCTGGATCAACTTCAAGACGAGCGAGGCCAACAGTGCTCGTGGCTTCCAGATCCCCTACGTCACCTATGATG AGGACTATGAGCAGCTAGTAGAAGACATTGTTCGAGATGGCCGGCTCTATGCGTCTGAAAACCACCAGGAGATTTTAAAG GACAAGAAGCTCATCAAGGCCTTCTTCGAGGTGCTGGCTCACCCCCAGAACTACTTCAAGTATACAGAGAAACACAAGGAGATGCTGCCAAAATCCTTCATCAAGCTACTCCGCTCCAAAGTTTCCAGCTTCCTGAGGCCCTACAAATAG
- the SCUBE3 gene encoding signal peptide, CUB and EGF-like domain-containing protein 3 isoform X10 — protein MGSGRVPGLCLLVLLVHARAAQHSKAAQDVDECVEGTDNCHIDAICQNTPRSYKCICKSGYTGDGKHCKDVDECEREDNAGCVHDCVNIPGNYRCTCYDGFHLAHDGHNCLDVDECAEGNGGCQQSCVNMMGSYECHCREGFFLSDNQHTCIQRPEEGMNCMNKNHGCAHICRETPKGGIACECRPGFELTKNQRDCKLTCNYGNGGCQHTCDDTEQGPRCGCHVKFVLHTDGKTCIGERRLEQHIPPQAVSNETCAVNNGGCDSKCHDAATGVHCSCPVGFMLQPDRKTCKDIDECRLNNGGCDHICRNTVGSFECSCKKGYKLLINERNCQDIDECSFDRTCDHICVNTPGSFQCLCHHGYLLYGVTHCGDVDECSINRGGCRFGCINTPGSYQCTCPTGQGRLHWNGKDCTEPVKCQSSPGASKAMLSCNRSGKKDTCALTCPSRARFLPESENGFTVSCGTPSPRATPARAGHTGNSTNSNHCHEAAVLSVKQRASFKIKDAKCRLHLRNKGKTEEASRIPGPGGAPCSDCQITFIHLKCDSSRKGKGRRARTPPGKEVTRLTLELEAEVRAEETTAGCGLPCLRQRMERRLKGSLKMLRKSINQDRFLLRLAGLDYELAHKPGPGAGERAEPAEACRPGQHRAGAKCAARRERITTARRSSVCHAQRAPSRREKGSSPATFALGVMPTGLSEPPTSPHVQVSALLANTPLMGSSPASHVHAARTNLKQDGPCASLVVGASPPSMRGPSPSKTVTPKSSAPLVTTTTPPSIAVSAVLWAPISLTSVRTSAPAVQETQALTLTAPPVWPSARIASVVGSWVSSLAISSPPTTQATTQLAWSASGTSTPHPSARSLSWYPRSSCHLRMSVGTSSS, from the exons ATGTGGACGAATGTGTGGAGGGGACCGACAACTGCCACATTGATGCTATCTGCCAGAACACCCCACGGTCATACAAGTGCATCTGCAAGTCTGGCTACACAGGGGATGGTAAACACTGCaaag atgtGGATGAGTGTGAACGAGAAGATAATGCAGGTTGTGTGCATGACTGTGTCAACATCCCTGGAAATTACCGATGCACCTGCTATGATGGATTCCACCTGGCACATGATGGACACAATTGTCTgg ATGTGGACGAGTGTGCCGAGGGCAATGGTGGCTGTCAGCAGAGCTGTGTCAACATGATGGGCAGCTATGAGTGCCACTGCCGGGAGGGCTTCTTCCTCAGCGACAACCAGCACACCTGCATCCAGCGGCCAGAAG aAGGAATGAATTGCATGAACAAGAACCATGGCTGTGCTCACATTTGCCGGGAGACACCCAAAGGGGGTATTGCCTGTGAATGCCGCCCTGGCTTCGAACTCACCAAGAACCAACGGGACTGTAAAC TGACATGCAACTATGGTAATGGTGGCTGCCAGCACACGTGCGATGACACAGAGCAGGGTCCCCGGTGCGGCTGCCATGTCAAGTTTGTGCTCCATACCGACGGGAAGACGTGCATCG GGGAAAGGCGGCTAGAGCAGCACATCCCCCCTCAGGCCGTTTCTAATG AGACCTGTGCTGTCAACAATGGGGGCTGTGACAGTAAGTGCCACGATGCAGCGACGGGTGTCCACTGCAGCTGCCCTGTGGGCTTCATGCTGCAGCCAGACAGGAAGACGTGCAAAG ACATAGATGAGTGCCGCCTGAACAACGGGGGCTGTGACCACATTTGCCGCAACACAGTGGGCAGCTTTGAATGCAGCTGCAAGAAGGGCTATAAGCTTCTCATCAATGAGAGGAACTGCCAGG ATATAGACGAGTGTTCCTTTGATCGAACCTGTGACCACATATGTGTCAACACACCAGGAAGTTTCCAGTGCCTCTGCCATCATGGCTACCTGCTATATGGTGTCACCCACTGTGGGG atGTGGATGAGTGCAGCATCAACCGGGGAGGCTGCCGCTTTGGCTGCATCAACACTCCAGGCAGCTACCAGTGTACCTGCCCCACAGGCCAGGGCCGGCTGCACTGGAATGGCAAAGATTGCACAG AGCCGGTCAAATGTCAGAGCAGTCCTGGTGCCTCGAAAGCCATGCTCAGCTGCAACCGGTCTGGCAAGAAGGACACCTGTGCCCTGACCTGCCCCTCCCGGGCCCGGTTTTTGCCAG AGTCTGAGAATGGCTTCACGGTGAGCTGtggcacccccagccccagggccacTCCAGCCCGAGCTGGCCACACCGGGAACAGCACAAACTCCAACCACTGCCATG AGGCTGCAGTGCTGTCGGTTAAACAGCGGGCCTCCTTCAAGATCAAGGACGCCAAATGCCGTTTGCACctgagaaacaaaggcaaaacgGAGGAGGCCAGCAGAATCCCGGGACCAG GTGGTGCCCCCTGCTCTGACTGCCAGATCACCTTTATCCACCTCAAGTGTGACTCCTCTCGGAAGGGCAAGGGCCGGCGGGCCCGGACCCCTCCAGGCAAGGAAGTCACTCGGCTCACCCTGGAACTGGAGGCAGAGGTCAGAGCCGAAGAAACCACAG CTGGCTGTGGACTGCCTTGCCTCCGACAGCGAATGGAACGGCGGCTGAAAGGGTCCCTGAAGATGCTCAGAAAGTCCATCAACCAGGACCGCTTCCTGCTGCGCCTGGCAGGCCTTGATTATGAACTGGCCCATAAGCCGGGCCCAGGAGCTGGGGAGCGAGCTGAGCCAGCAGAGGCCTGTAGGCCCGGGCAGCACCGTGCTGGGGCTAAGTGTG CTGCCCGCAGGGAACGTATTACCACGGCCAGACGGAGCAGTGTGTGCCATGCCCAGCGGGCACCTTccaggagagagaagggcagcTCTCCTGCGACCTTTGCCCTGGGAGTGATGCCCACGGGCCTCTCGGAGCCACCAACGTCACCACATGTGCAG GTCAGTGCTCTCCTGGCCAATACTCcgttgatgggttcaagccctgccagCCATGTCCACGCGGCACGTACCAACCTGAAGCAGGACGGACCTTGTGCTTCCCTTGTGGTGGGGGCCTCACCACCAAGCATGAGGGGGCCATCTCCTTCCAAGACTGTGACACCAAAG TCCAGTGCTCCCCTGGTCACTACTACAACACCACCATCCATCGCTGTATCCGCTGTGCTATGGGCTCCTATCAGCCTGACTTCCGTCAGAACTTCTGCACCCGCTGTCCAGGAAACACAAGCACTGACTTTGACGGCTCCACCAGTGTGGCCCAGTGCAAGA ATCGCCAGTGTGGTGGGGAGCTGGGTGAGTTCACTGGCTATATCGAGTCCCCCAACTACCCAGGCAACTACCCAGCTGGCGTGGAGTGCGTCTGGAACATCAACCCCCCACCCAAGCGCAAGATCCTTATCGTGGTACCCGAGATCTTCCTGCCATCTGAGGATGAGTGTGGGGACGTCCTCGTCATGA
- the SCUBE3 gene encoding signal peptide, CUB and EGF-like domain-containing protein 3 isoform X9: MGSGRVPGLCLLVLLVHARAAQHSKAAQDVDECVEGTDNCHIDAICQNTPRSYKCICKSGYTGDGKHCKDVDECEREDNAGCVHDCVNIPGNYRCTCYDGFHLAHDGHNCLDVDECAEGNGGCQQSCVNMMGSYECHCREGFFLSDNQHTCIQRPEEGMNCMNKNHGCAHICRETPKGGIACECRPGFELTKNQRDCKLTCNYGNGGCQHTCDDTEQGPRCGCHVKFVLHTDGKTCIGERRLEQHIPPQAVSNETCAVNNGGCDSKCHDAATGVHCSCPVGFMLQPDRKTCKDIDECRLNNGGCDHICRNTVGSFECSCKKGYKLLINERNCQDIDECSFDRTCDHICVNTPGSFQCLCHHGYLLYGVTHCGDVDECSINRGGCRFGCINTPGSYQCTCPTGQGRLHWNGKDCTEPVKCQSSPGASKAMLSCNRSGKKDTCALTCPSRARFLPESENGFTVSCGTPSPRATPARAGHTGNSTNSNHCHEAAVLSVKQRASFKIKDAKCRLHLRNKGKTEEASRIPGPGGAPCSDCQITFIHLKCDSSRKGKGRRARTPPGKEVTRLTLELEAEVRAEETTAGCGLPCLRQRMERRLKGSLKMLRKSINQDRFLLRLAGLDYELAHKPGPGAGERAEPAEACRPGQHRAGAKCAARRERITTARRSSVCHAQRAPSRREKGSSPATFALGVMPTGLSEPPTSPHVQVSALLANTPLMGSSPASHVHAARTNLKQDGPCASLVVGASPPSMRGPSPSKTVTPKSSAPLVTTTTPPSIAVSAVLWAPISLTSVRTSAPAVQETQALTLTAPPVWPSARVCGRPSCGKRGREIASVVGSWVSSLAISSPPTTQATTQLAWSASGTSTPHPSARSLSWYPRSSCHLRMSVGTSSS; the protein is encoded by the exons ATGTGGACGAATGTGTGGAGGGGACCGACAACTGCCACATTGATGCTATCTGCCAGAACACCCCACGGTCATACAAGTGCATCTGCAAGTCTGGCTACACAGGGGATGGTAAACACTGCaaag atgtGGATGAGTGTGAACGAGAAGATAATGCAGGTTGTGTGCATGACTGTGTCAACATCCCTGGAAATTACCGATGCACCTGCTATGATGGATTCCACCTGGCACATGATGGACACAATTGTCTgg ATGTGGACGAGTGTGCCGAGGGCAATGGTGGCTGTCAGCAGAGCTGTGTCAACATGATGGGCAGCTATGAGTGCCACTGCCGGGAGGGCTTCTTCCTCAGCGACAACCAGCACACCTGCATCCAGCGGCCAGAAG aAGGAATGAATTGCATGAACAAGAACCATGGCTGTGCTCACATTTGCCGGGAGACACCCAAAGGGGGTATTGCCTGTGAATGCCGCCCTGGCTTCGAACTCACCAAGAACCAACGGGACTGTAAAC TGACATGCAACTATGGTAATGGTGGCTGCCAGCACACGTGCGATGACACAGAGCAGGGTCCCCGGTGCGGCTGCCATGTCAAGTTTGTGCTCCATACCGACGGGAAGACGTGCATCG GGGAAAGGCGGCTAGAGCAGCACATCCCCCCTCAGGCCGTTTCTAATG AGACCTGTGCTGTCAACAATGGGGGCTGTGACAGTAAGTGCCACGATGCAGCGACGGGTGTCCACTGCAGCTGCCCTGTGGGCTTCATGCTGCAGCCAGACAGGAAGACGTGCAAAG ACATAGATGAGTGCCGCCTGAACAACGGGGGCTGTGACCACATTTGCCGCAACACAGTGGGCAGCTTTGAATGCAGCTGCAAGAAGGGCTATAAGCTTCTCATCAATGAGAGGAACTGCCAGG ATATAGACGAGTGTTCCTTTGATCGAACCTGTGACCACATATGTGTCAACACACCAGGAAGTTTCCAGTGCCTCTGCCATCATGGCTACCTGCTATATGGTGTCACCCACTGTGGGG atGTGGATGAGTGCAGCATCAACCGGGGAGGCTGCCGCTTTGGCTGCATCAACACTCCAGGCAGCTACCAGTGTACCTGCCCCACAGGCCAGGGCCGGCTGCACTGGAATGGCAAAGATTGCACAG AGCCGGTCAAATGTCAGAGCAGTCCTGGTGCCTCGAAAGCCATGCTCAGCTGCAACCGGTCTGGCAAGAAGGACACCTGTGCCCTGACCTGCCCCTCCCGGGCCCGGTTTTTGCCAG AGTCTGAGAATGGCTTCACGGTGAGCTGtggcacccccagccccagggccacTCCAGCCCGAGCTGGCCACACCGGGAACAGCACAAACTCCAACCACTGCCATG AGGCTGCAGTGCTGTCGGTTAAACAGCGGGCCTCCTTCAAGATCAAGGACGCCAAATGCCGTTTGCACctgagaaacaaaggcaaaacgGAGGAGGCCAGCAGAATCCCGGGACCAG GTGGTGCCCCCTGCTCTGACTGCCAGATCACCTTTATCCACCTCAAGTGTGACTCCTCTCGGAAGGGCAAGGGCCGGCGGGCCCGGACCCCTCCAGGCAAGGAAGTCACTCGGCTCACCCTGGAACTGGAGGCAGAGGTCAGAGCCGAAGAAACCACAG CTGGCTGTGGACTGCCTTGCCTCCGACAGCGAATGGAACGGCGGCTGAAAGGGTCCCTGAAGATGCTCAGAAAGTCCATCAACCAGGACCGCTTCCTGCTGCGCCTGGCAGGCCTTGATTATGAACTGGCCCATAAGCCGGGCCCAGGAGCTGGGGAGCGAGCTGAGCCAGCAGAGGCCTGTAGGCCCGGGCAGCACCGTGCTGGGGCTAAGTGTG CTGCCCGCAGGGAACGTATTACCACGGCCAGACGGAGCAGTGTGTGCCATGCCCAGCGGGCACCTTccaggagagagaagggcagcTCTCCTGCGACCTTTGCCCTGGGAGTGATGCCCACGGGCCTCTCGGAGCCACCAACGTCACCACATGTGCAG GTCAGTGCTCTCCTGGCCAATACTCcgttgatgggttcaagccctgccagCCATGTCCACGCGGCACGTACCAACCTGAAGCAGGACGGACCTTGTGCTTCCCTTGTGGTGGGGGCCTCACCACCAAGCATGAGGGGGCCATCTCCTTCCAAGACTGTGACACCAAAG TCCAGTGCTCCCCTGGTCACTACTACAACACCACCATCCATCGCTGTATCCGCTGTGCTATGGGCTCCTATCAGCCTGACTTCCGTCAGAACTTCTGCACCCGCTGTCCAGGAAACACAAGCACTGACTTTGACGGCTCCACCAGTGTGGCCCAGTGCAAGAGTATGTGGCAGGCCAAGCTGTggaaaaaggggcagagag ATCGCCAGTGTGGTGGGGAGCTGGGTGAGTTCACTGGCTATATCGAGTCCCCCAACTACCCAGGCAACTACCCAGCTGGCGTGGAGTGCGTCTGGAACATCAACCCCCCACCCAAGCGCAAGATCCTTATCGTGGTACCCGAGATCTTCCTGCCATCTGAGGATGAGTGTGGGGACGTCCTCGTCATGA
- the SCUBE3 gene encoding signal peptide, CUB and EGF-like domain-containing protein 3 isoform X8 — protein MGSGRVPGLCLLVLLVHARAAQHSKAAQDVDECVEGTDNCHIDAICQNTPRSYKCICKSGYTGDGKHCKDVDECEREDNAGCVHDCVNIPGNYRCTCYDGFHLAHDGHNCLDVDECAEGNGGCQQSCVNMMGSYECHCREGFFLSDNQHTCIQRPEEGMNCMNKNHGCAHICRETPKGGIACECRPGFELTKNQRDCKLTCNYGNGGCQHTCDDTEQGPRCGCHVKFVLHTDGKTCIGERRLEQHIPPQAVSNETCAVNNGGCDSKCHDAATGVHCSCPVGFMLQPDRKTCKDIDECRLNNGGCDHICRNTVGSFECSCKKGYKLLINERNCQDIDECSFDRTCDHICVNTPGSFQCLCHHGYLLYGVTHCGDVDECSINRGGCRFGCINTPGSYQCTCPTGQGRLHWNGKDCTEPVKCQSSPGASKAMLSCNRSGKKDTCALTCPSRARFLPESENGFTVSCGTPSPRATPARAGHTGNSTNSNHCHEAAVLSVKQRASFKIKDAKCRLHLRNKGKTEEASRIPGPGGAPCSDCQITFIHLKCDSSRKGKGRRARTPPGKEVTRLTLELEAEVRAEETTAGCGLPCLRQRMERRLKGSLKMLRKSINQDRFLLRLAGLDYELAHKPGPGAGERAEPAEACRPGQHRAGAKCGQCSPGQYSVDGFKPCQPCPRGTYQPEAGRTLCFPCGGGLTTKHEGAISFQDCDTKVQCSPGHYYNTTIHRCIRCAMGSYQPDFRQNFCTRCPGNTSTDFDGSTSVAQCKNRQCGGELGEFTGYIESPNYPGNYPAGVECVWNINPPPKRKILIVVPEIFLPSEDECGDVLVMRKNSSPSSITTYETCQTYERPIAFTARSRKLWINFKTSEANSARGFQIPYVTYDEDYEQLVEDIVRDGRLYASENHQEILKDKKLIKAFFEVLAHPQNYFKYTEKHKEMLPKSFIKLLRSKVSSFLRPYK, from the exons ATGTGGACGAATGTGTGGAGGGGACCGACAACTGCCACATTGATGCTATCTGCCAGAACACCCCACGGTCATACAAGTGCATCTGCAAGTCTGGCTACACAGGGGATGGTAAACACTGCaaag atgtGGATGAGTGTGAACGAGAAGATAATGCAGGTTGTGTGCATGACTGTGTCAACATCCCTGGAAATTACCGATGCACCTGCTATGATGGATTCCACCTGGCACATGATGGACACAATTGTCTgg ATGTGGACGAGTGTGCCGAGGGCAATGGTGGCTGTCAGCAGAGCTGTGTCAACATGATGGGCAGCTATGAGTGCCACTGCCGGGAGGGCTTCTTCCTCAGCGACAACCAGCACACCTGCATCCAGCGGCCAGAAG aAGGAATGAATTGCATGAACAAGAACCATGGCTGTGCTCACATTTGCCGGGAGACACCCAAAGGGGGTATTGCCTGTGAATGCCGCCCTGGCTTCGAACTCACCAAGAACCAACGGGACTGTAAAC TGACATGCAACTATGGTAATGGTGGCTGCCAGCACACGTGCGATGACACAGAGCAGGGTCCCCGGTGCGGCTGCCATGTCAAGTTTGTGCTCCATACCGACGGGAAGACGTGCATCG GGGAAAGGCGGCTAGAGCAGCACATCCCCCCTCAGGCCGTTTCTAATG AGACCTGTGCTGTCAACAATGGGGGCTGTGACAGTAAGTGCCACGATGCAGCGACGGGTGTCCACTGCAGCTGCCCTGTGGGCTTCATGCTGCAGCCAGACAGGAAGACGTGCAAAG ACATAGATGAGTGCCGCCTGAACAACGGGGGCTGTGACCACATTTGCCGCAACACAGTGGGCAGCTTTGAATGCAGCTGCAAGAAGGGCTATAAGCTTCTCATCAATGAGAGGAACTGCCAGG ATATAGACGAGTGTTCCTTTGATCGAACCTGTGACCACATATGTGTCAACACACCAGGAAGTTTCCAGTGCCTCTGCCATCATGGCTACCTGCTATATGGTGTCACCCACTGTGGGG atGTGGATGAGTGCAGCATCAACCGGGGAGGCTGCCGCTTTGGCTGCATCAACACTCCAGGCAGCTACCAGTGTACCTGCCCCACAGGCCAGGGCCGGCTGCACTGGAATGGCAAAGATTGCACAG AGCCGGTCAAATGTCAGAGCAGTCCTGGTGCCTCGAAAGCCATGCTCAGCTGCAACCGGTCTGGCAAGAAGGACACCTGTGCCCTGACCTGCCCCTCCCGGGCCCGGTTTTTGCCAG AGTCTGAGAATGGCTTCACGGTGAGCTGtggcacccccagccccagggccacTCCAGCCCGAGCTGGCCACACCGGGAACAGCACAAACTCCAACCACTGCCATG AGGCTGCAGTGCTGTCGGTTAAACAGCGGGCCTCCTTCAAGATCAAGGACGCCAAATGCCGTTTGCACctgagaaacaaaggcaaaacgGAGGAGGCCAGCAGAATCCCGGGACCAG GTGGTGCCCCCTGCTCTGACTGCCAGATCACCTTTATCCACCTCAAGTGTGACTCCTCTCGGAAGGGCAAGGGCCGGCGGGCCCGGACCCCTCCAGGCAAGGAAGTCACTCGGCTCACCCTGGAACTGGAGGCAGAGGTCAGAGCCGAAGAAACCACAG CTGGCTGTGGACTGCCTTGCCTCCGACAGCGAATGGAACGGCGGCTGAAAGGGTCCCTGAAGATGCTCAGAAAGTCCATCAACCAGGACCGCTTCCTGCTGCGCCTGGCAGGCCTTGATTATGAACTGGCCCATAAGCCGGGCCCAGGAGCTGGGGAGCGAGCTGAGCCAGCAGAGGCCTGTAGGCCCGGGCAGCACCGTGCTGGGGCTAAGTGTG GTCAGTGCTCTCCTGGCCAATACTCcgttgatgggttcaagccctgccagCCATGTCCACGCGGCACGTACCAACCTGAAGCAGGACGGACCTTGTGCTTCCCTTGTGGTGGGGGCCTCACCACCAAGCATGAGGGGGCCATCTCCTTCCAAGACTGTGACACCAAAG TCCAGTGCTCCCCTGGTCACTACTACAACACCACCATCCATCGCTGTATCCGCTGTGCTATGGGCTCCTATCAGCCTGACTTCCGTCAGAACTTCTGCACCCGCTGTCCAGGAAACACAAGCACTGACTTTGACGGCTCCACCAGTGTGGCCCAGTGCAAGA ATCGCCAGTGTGGTGGGGAGCTGGGTGAGTTCACTGGCTATATCGAGTCCCCCAACTACCCAGGCAACTACCCAGCTGGCGTGGAGTGCGTCTGGAACATCAACCCCCCACCCAAGCGCAAGATCCTTATCGTGGTACCCGAGATCTTCCTGCCATCTGAGGATGAGTGTGGGGACGTCCTCGTCATGAGAAAGAACT cctccccatcCTCCATTACCACCTATGAGACCTGCCAGACCTATGAGCGCCCCATTGCTTTCACGGCCCGCTCCAGGAAGCTCTGGATCAACTTCAAGACGAGCGAGGCCAACAGTGCTCGTGGCTTCCAGATCCCCTACGTCACCTATGATG AGGACTATGAGCAGCTAGTAGAAGACATTGTTCGAGATGGCCGGCTCTATGCGTCTGAAAACCACCAGGAGATTTTAAAG GACAAGAAGCTCATCAAGGCCTTCTTCGAGGTGCTGGCTCACCCCCAGAACTACTTCAAGTATACAGAGAAACACAAGGAGATGCTGCCAAAATCCTTCATCAAGCTACTCCGCTCCAAAGTTTCCAGCTTCCTGAGGCCCTACAAATAG